Proteins from a genomic interval of Zingiber officinale cultivar Zhangliang chromosome 1B, Zo_v1.1, whole genome shotgun sequence:
- the LOC122038959 gene encoding WEB family protein At3g51220-like, with translation MEETLEGHASSVPAQGEVDTTRPFRSVKEAVAVFGERLLTGDASSSHKVTASSKVDTPPMPILSFPNLVPKPAEVEEIKQELIHMKERESQTAKTIATLRSQVQDRISKLEATESAQPVDQWQEYRTTNLEERFEYLPTLRQVLSIVRTEDQTQFGRRRIKLQKKKPIVPLVGDMFSRKKGANVDLSSSFYSRSSINSFT, from the exons ATGGAAGAAACCCTGGAAGGCCATGCATCCTCTGTTCCAGCTCAAGGAGAGGTGGACACCACTCGCCCCTTCCGATCCGTCAAGGAGGCCGTTGCAGTCTTCGGGGAACGCTTGCTTACCGGCGATGCTTCTTCTTCTCATAAGGTCACTGCTAGTTCCAAAGTAGACACCCCTCCCATGCCAATTCTTTCATTTCCAAATCTGGTTCCAAAACCA GCTGAAGTCGAGGAGATAAAGCAAGAGTTGATTCATATGAAGGAGAGGGAGTCCCAAACAGCCAAAACAATTGCCACTCTCAGGTCCCAGGTACAAGACCGAATCTCTAAATTAGAAGCAACAGAGAGTGCTCAGCCAGTAGATCAATGGCAAGAGTATAGAACAACAAACTTAGAAGAAAGATTTGAGTATTTGCCGACTTTGCGTCAAGTGCTGAGCATCGTCAGGACAGAAGACCAAACCCAATTCGGTCGAAGACGGATTAAGCTGCAGAAGAAAAAGCCTATTGTTCCATTGGTAGGAGATATGTTCTCCAGGAAAAAAGGAGCCAATGTAGATCTCAGTAGCTCTTTCTACAGTCGTTCCTCCATTAACAGCTTCACTTAA